From Vogesella sp. XCS3, the proteins below share one genomic window:
- a CDS encoding PLP-dependent aminotransferase family protein, translating into MSKYGELVQRIISSIRHGDYQRGDTLPSLRQLVQQYGVGLNTARRTYYELEKLGYVVAQPRRGYVVAADAGGGSDSLAAPLGAPFIHPALYDTRPLTHAFIGAMRHYAQALAEPALAGMPALRRQIAQQAYAEGWEVHADEVLITCGGMEALSLAVAAVTHGVAQPQVAVLQPAFPGLLGGLAEQGVAILPLVLAADGSVATAELEQALSQRRVQAIALMSAYCHPHGRSLLPATRQLLLGLAQRYDVPIIEDDAYRLLGFDGTVPLPMKADDRDGRILLCGTFSKSMAPGYRVGWLLPGRYGELVRRLKLAQTLASPLPNQLALAELLSGGRYLPGLRRLRQQLADKVGQLETLLRPTLPDGASLQPAEGGYFVWLRDVPADCVQLAATAQRHAIQLAPGTLCQPDAAGRHALRLNASYFAPDQQPALDWLARAMRRV; encoded by the coding sequence GTGAGCAAGTACGGCGAACTGGTTCAGCGCATCATCAGCAGTATCCGGCACGGTGATTATCAGCGTGGTGACACTTTGCCATCGCTGCGCCAGCTGGTGCAGCAATACGGTGTGGGCCTGAATACGGCGCGGCGTACCTATTACGAGCTGGAAAAGCTGGGCTATGTGGTGGCCCAGCCTCGCCGCGGCTACGTGGTGGCCGCCGATGCCGGTGGCGGCAGCGATAGCCTGGCCGCACCCTTGGGCGCGCCGTTCATCCACCCTGCCCTGTACGATACCCGCCCGCTGACCCACGCTTTTATCGGCGCCATGCGCCACTACGCCCAGGCGTTGGCCGAGCCGGCGCTGGCCGGCATGCCGGCACTGCGCCGACAGATCGCCCAGCAAGCTTACGCCGAGGGCTGGGAGGTACACGCCGACGAAGTGCTGATCACCTGTGGCGGCATGGAGGCCTTATCGCTGGCGGTGGCCGCCGTTACGCATGGCGTGGCACAGCCACAGGTAGCGGTGCTGCAGCCGGCGTTCCCCGGCCTGCTGGGTGGCTTGGCCGAGCAAGGCGTGGCCATCTTGCCGCTGGTGTTGGCCGCAGACGGCAGCGTGGCCACGGCCGAGCTGGAGCAGGCTTTGTCGCAGCGCCGGGTGCAAGCCATTGCCCTGATGAGTGCCTACTGCCACCCGCATGGGCGCAGTTTGCTACCGGCTACCCGCCAGCTATTGCTGGGGCTGGCGCAGCGCTACGATGTGCCGATTATCGAAGATGATGCCTACCGTTTGCTGGGGTTTGACGGCACGGTGCCCTTGCCCATGAAGGCCGACGACCGGGATGGCCGCATCTTGCTGTGCGGTACGTTTTCCAAATCGATGGCACCGGGCTACCGCGTGGGCTGGCTATTGCCCGGGCGCTATGGCGAGCTGGTGCGTCGCCTGAAACTGGCGCAGACGCTGGCGTCGCCGCTGCCCAACCAGCTGGCGCTGGCCGAGCTGCTGTCCGGCGGGCGCTACCTGCCGGGCTTGCGTCGTTTGCGCCAGCAGCTGGCCGACAAGGTAGGTCAGCTGGAAACCCTGTTGCGGCCAACCCTGCCCGACGGTGCCAGCCTGCAGCCTGCCGAGGGCGGCTATTTTGTCTGGCTGCGCGATGTGCCGGCGGACTGTGTGCAGCTGGCCGCTACCGCCCAGCGCCACGCCATCCAGCTGGCACCCGGTACGCTGTGCCAGCCGGACGCCGCAGGGCGGCACGCCCTGCGCCTTAATGCCAGCTACTTTGCCCCCGACCAGCAGCCGGCGCTGGACTGGCTGGCGCGTGCCATGCGCCGCGTATAG